The Pedobacter roseus genome contains a region encoding:
- the leuD gene encoding 3-isopropylmalate dehydratase small subunit → MKKFTKLTSAVVPLNIENIDTDQIIPARFLKATTREGFGENLFRDWRYENDNQPKADFVLNNPTYSGQVLVAGKNFGCGSSREHAAWAIQDAGFDAVISSFFADIFKGNALNNGLLPIQVSEEFLAQIFKAVDNNAKSALEVDLENQTVTIVETGAKESFEINPYKKSCLINGYDDIDFILNQKQLIEEFEVGRG, encoded by the coding sequence ATGAAAAAATTCACAAAATTAACATCGGCAGTAGTGCCTTTAAACATAGAGAACATCGATACCGACCAGATTATCCCTGCAAGGTTTCTAAAAGCGACTACCCGTGAGGGTTTTGGCGAAAATTTGTTCCGCGATTGGCGTTATGAAAATGATAACCAGCCTAAAGCAGATTTCGTACTAAATAATCCAACCTACAGCGGTCAGGTTTTGGTGGCCGGAAAAAACTTTGGTTGTGGAAGTAGTCGCGAGCATGCCGCATGGGCCATTCAGGATGCCGGTTTTGATGCGGTAATCAGTAGCTTCTTTGCCGATATCTTCAAAGGAAATGCATTGAACAATGGCTTATTGCCTATTCAGGTAAGTGAAGAATTTTTGGCGCAGATTTTCAAAGCGGTTGATAACAATGCAAAATCAGCTCTAGAGGTAGATTTGGAAAATCAAACCGTTACGATTGTAGAAACCGGGGCTAAAGAATCTTTCGAGATTAATCCTTACAAAAAATCATGCCTGATCAATGGTTATGATGATATCGATTTTATCTTAAACCAAAAACAATTAATTGAAGAATTTGAGGTAGGCCGAGGGTAG
- a CDS encoding ATP-binding cassette domain-containing protein encodes MTEHFVSIQNLNLKFQQKTVLRDLNWTINPGENWVLGGISGSGKTSLAKIIGGMQSAPGDVKIYFDHESLLPAETLFVESWYQFKNLEGVANFYYQQRYTSQQAKETLTVHAELVGYGKEKGLHFDQVEPILEALGFATFASSQLIELSSGEHKKLQLVKALWLKPQLLIIDQPYTGLDVASRRNLNILLDEVAEEGVQLILICNDTELPNCITSFAEIRDGQLVKVDALESSATEIHLREIPDFLKESPVYSSQEIVKMVNVNISYGEKQVLKNINWEVKAGEKWLLQGHNGSGKSTLLSLVNGDHPQSYANELYLFGNRRGSGESIWDIKQHIGLISPEFHWYFDPTATVWQSIASGFYDTVGLFQQLPYTKSTQVDELVEYFGLTENKNELLTALPLGKQRLVLLARTIIKNPELLILDEPCQGLDRQQTQHFNQLVDELCSNGMTLIYVGHFESQLPTCIEKRILLEKGEVKVVETILENV; translated from the coding sequence ATGACAGAGCATTTCGTCAGCATCCAAAATTTAAACTTAAAGTTTCAGCAAAAAACTGTGCTAAGGGATTTGAATTGGACCATTAATCCAGGCGAAAATTGGGTATTAGGGGGAATTAGTGGAAGCGGAAAAACCTCTTTGGCTAAAATCATTGGTGGCATGCAAAGTGCACCTGGAGATGTAAAAATTTATTTTGACCACGAAAGTCTGTTACCTGCTGAAACCTTATTTGTCGAAAGCTGGTACCAGTTTAAAAACTTAGAAGGTGTTGCCAATTTTTATTACCAACAACGTTACACCAGTCAGCAGGCTAAAGAAACTTTAACCGTTCATGCAGAATTGGTGGGTTATGGCAAAGAAAAAGGACTTCATTTCGATCAGGTTGAACCCATTTTAGAAGCTTTGGGCTTTGCAACATTTGCCAGTTCACAACTCATCGAATTATCCAGTGGCGAACATAAAAAACTGCAACTGGTAAAAGCGCTTTGGTTAAAACCGCAGTTATTAATTATCGATCAACCTTATACGGGCTTGGATGTTGCTTCGCGCAGGAATTTAAATATCCTGTTGGATGAGGTTGCAGAAGAAGGTGTTCAATTGATCTTAATTTGCAACGACACAGAATTACCAAACTGTATAACATCATTTGCCGAAATAAGAGACGGACAATTGGTTAAAGTAGATGCTTTAGAAAGTTCAGCTACCGAAATCCATTTAAGAGAAATTCCGGATTTCTTAAAAGAATCGCCTGTTTACAGTTCTCAGGAAATTGTAAAAATGGTTAACGTAAACATTAGCTATGGCGAAAAACAGGTATTGAAAAATATCAATTGGGAAGTTAAAGCAGGCGAAAAATGGCTTTTACAGGGCCATAACGGTTCAGGAAAATCTACCCTGTTAAGTTTAGTAAATGGCGATCACCCGCAATCTTATGCCAACGAACTCTATTTATTTGGCAACAGGCGTGGAAGTGGTGAAAGTATTTGGGATATTAAACAGCATATCGGTTTAATCTCGCCCGAGTTTCACTGGTATTTCGATCCCACGGCTACCGTTTGGCAAAGCATTGCTTCCGGATTTTACGACACTGTAGGTTTATTCCAACAATTGCCCTATACCAAAAGCACACAGGTTGATGAGCTGGTGGAATACTTCGGCCTAACTGAAAATAAAAATGAATTATTAACCGCACTCCCACTTGGTAAACAACGACTGGTTTTGTTAGCGCGGACGATTATAAAAAATCCCGAACTGTTAATTCTGGATGAACCCTGCCAGGGCTTAGACCGCCAGCAAACGCAGCACTTTAACCAATTGGTTGACGAACTGTGTAGCAACGGAATGACCTTAATTTATGTTGGCCATTTTGAATCGCAGCTGCCAACCTGCATAGAAAAAAGAATATTGTTAGAAAAAGGCGAGGTAAAAGTCGTCGAAACTATACTAGAAAACGTTTAG